The Nothobranchius furzeri strain GRZ-AD chromosome 6, NfurGRZ-RIMD1, whole genome shotgun sequence genome includes a region encoding these proteins:
- the snrpd3l gene encoding small nuclear ribonucleoprotein D3 polypeptide, like, with product MSIGVPIKVLHEAEGHIVTCETNTGEVYRGKLIEAEDNMNCQMSNITVTYRDGRVAQLEQVYIRGSKIRFLILPDMLKNAPMLKSMKNKNQGSGAGRGKAAILKAQVAARGRGRGGMGRGNIFQKRR from the exons ATGTCCATCGGTGTACCAATCAAGGTCCTGCATGAGGCAGAGGGTCACATTGTGACCTGTGAGACCAACACTGGAGAGGTGTACAGGGGCAAGCTGATAGAAGCAGAGGACAATATGAACTGCCAG ATGTCCAACATCACCGTGACCTACCGCGATGGCCGGGTTGCACAGTTGGAACAGGTCTACATTCGCGGCAGCAAGATCCGCTTTTTGATCCTACCGGACATGTTAAAGAATGCTCCGATGTTAAAGAGTATGAAGAACAAGAACCAAGGCTCTGGGGCAGGAAGAGGAAAGGCAGCTATTCTTAAAGCACAAG TGGCTGCAAGAGGACGAGGTCGTGGTGGAATGGGGAGAGGCAACATTTTCCAGAAGAGACGATAA
- the LOC107397234 gene encoding calcium/calmodulin-dependent protein kinase kinase 2, whose amino-acid sequence MESLIVVTEYEPSRPPGQAAEEEVEEMDSSETPEPASSPAAPFRTPSCDLLSHTFGRPEALLPESQEQRGRLSLSDRKLSLQERSQTAASPCSSPGLNGRYIYPSLPYSPITSPHSSPRLPRRPTVESHSVSITDLQDCVQLNQYKLKDEIGKGSYGVVKLAYNEDDNTYYAMKVLSKKKLMRQAGFPRRPPPRGARSLPEGPGQPKGPLERVYQEIAILKKLDHPNVVKLVEVLDDPSEDHLYMVFELVKQGAVMEVPADKAFSEDQARFYFRDLLRGIEYLHYQRIIHRDIKPSNLLVGEDGHIKIADFGVSNQFEGADALLTSTVGTPAFLAPETLSETRKNFSGKALDVWAMGVTLYCFVFGVCPFMDERILSLHQKIKTQPVVIPEHTDISGDLKDLLLKMLDKNPETRISVPQIKVHLWVTKQGAEPLPPEDDNCSKLIEVTEEEVENSVKHIPSLATVILVRTMLRKRSFGNPFDLGRKEDRSSLCASGQALAKQGSGNCGRNMDGAYVGEHEALS is encoded by the exons ATGGAGTCCCTCATCGTGGTCACGGAGTATGAACCAAGCCGGCCACCTGGACAGGCTGCAGAGGAAGAG GTAGAAGAAATGGACAGCTCTGAGACGCCCGAGCCTGCTTCCTCCCCTGCAGCACCTTTCCGGACTCCATCCTGTGACCTGCTGTCCCATACATTTGGTCGGCCAGAGGCTCTGCTGCCGGAAAGCCAAGAGCAGAGGGGCAGGCTGAGCCTGTCCGACCGGAAGCTCTCTTTGCAGGAGCGCTCACAGACGGCAGCATCCCCCTGCAGCTCCCCTGGATTAAACGGGCGCTATATTTACCCATCACTACCATACTCTCCTATCACATCACCCCATTCTTCTCCACGTCTGCCCCGCCGGCCCACCGTGGAGTCCCACAGCGTCTCCATCACAGATCTGCAG GACTGCGTTCAACTCAACCAGTACAAACTGAAAGACGAGATTGGAAAG GGCTCCTACGGCGTTGTCAAGCTGGCTTACAACGAGGATGACAACACATACTAT GCGATGAAGGTGTTGTCCAAGAAGAAGCTGATGAGGCAGGCAGGTTTCCCAC GGAGACCACCTCCTCGTGGAGCCAGATCACTCCCCGAGGGTCCTGGTCAACCTAAAGGGCCACTAGAGCGAGTTTATCAAGAGATCGCTATTCTTAAAAAACTAGACCATCCTAATGTGGTCAAGCTGGTAGAG GTTTTGGATGACCCCAGCGAGGACCATCTGTACATGG TGTTTGAGCTGGTGAAACAAGG GGCGGTAATGGAGGTGCCAGCAGATAAAGCATTTAGTGAAGACCAGGCTCGTTTTTACTTCCGGGACCTTCTCAGAGGAATTGAATATT TGCATTACCAGAGGATCATTCACAGAGACATCAAACCCTCCAACCTGCTGGTGGGAGAAGACGGACACATCAAGATTGCAGATTTTGGAGTTAGTAACCAGTTTGAGGGAGCTGATGCTCTGCTGACCAGCACAGTGGGAACGCCGGCTTTCCTGGCACCTGAAACCCTTTCTGAGACCAGAAAGAATTTCTCTGGGAAG GCTCTGGATGTTTGGGCCATGGGAGTGACTCTTTACTGCTTTGTCTTTGGTGTG TGTCCATTCATGGATGAGCGTATTCTCAGTCTTCATCAAAAGATCAAGACTCAGCCAGTGGTGATACCAGAACA CACCGACATTTCAGGTGATCTCAAAGATCTGTTGTTGAAAATGTTGGATAAGAACCCAGAAACCAGGATATCAGTGCCACAAATAAAG GTGCACCTGTGGGTGACGAAGCAGGGGGCGGAGCCTCTTCCTCCCGAGGATGACAACTGCTCTAAGCTGATTGAAGTTACTGAAGAGGAAGTGGAGAATtctgtcaagcacatcccaagttTGGCTACAGTG ATTCTGGTGAGAACCATGTTGAGGAAGCGCTCTTTTGGGAATCCGTTCGACTTGGGTCGGAAAGAGGACCGCAGCAGTTTGTGTGCATCAGGACAAGCACTCGC TAAACAGGGGAGCGGTAACTGTGGGAGAAACATGGACGGGGCCTACGTCGGGGAGCACGAGGCTCTTTCCTGA